CGAGATCTACACTTTGAAAGAGCGTGTAGGCGTTTTTTATTTTAGCAAATATTCCGGCCATAATTGAAGCTGTTTTAGAGGTTTAAAAGCCGCTTAAAATCAAATGGTATTTTTTATCATCTGATTTTAAGCAGCCTGTTCCTCTATAGAACAGCTGATAGCCGATTTTGTTCCCTAACGCAGATCGAAAAGACTATCCACGCCTAAAAGTTTAACAGAGGTGAAGCCTTCCGCATAGGTCGCACCAATAGGTTTACCCATTTCTCTGGCTCTGGCAATGACACTTTCAAAAAATTCAGGTGATGAGATATAGGTTACAGGCCCATCCAGTTCAGGTGTTTGATTCAACTCCGGACTATGGAACTGTGTCTTGAACGCTTTGATAGCATTAATTTTTGTTTCTATATAGGGGGTGATATCAATGATCACATCAGGTTTAATATACGTATCCTGTATATACTGCAGAAACAAACGTGGTCTCCAGGCTTCCTGAGCTACCCCATCCTGCATGGTTTTTACTTTAGGCAAACCTGCGAGAAAACAGGAATCCCCGGCTAAAGAGGCTGCTCTTCCATGATCAGGATGACGGTCACGTATAGCATTCCCCAGTACAATTTCGGGCTGATATTTACGGATCATCCTAACTACTTCCAGCTGATGTTCTTCATCATTTTTGAAAAACCCATCTTTGAATTTCAGATTTTCACGGGCATGCAAACCTAATATTTTTGCAGAGTCGGCAGCTTCCTGATCACGGGTTTCGGCTGTTCCCCGGCTTCCGAGTTCTCCCCTGGTAAAATCTACTATACCAACTTTTTTACCTTGTGCAATATGTTTTATAATTGTACCTGAACATCCTAATTCGGCATCATCCGGATGTACGGCTAATACGAGTATATCTAATTTCATTTATTTAATATTGTCTTTTTGGTTAGACAGAGCCTTTGGCGATTCAACTAATTATTACACTGTGCGTTTAATAATCAGGCCAATCACGCCAGGTTCATTTTTTTTGTTTTAATTACTGGAGAGAGCGATCACCATTTTAAAGAAGACGCTGAATTTTCTTTCTGACCTTTGAAGATAAAGGTTTGGTAAATGGAAAAAAGTAGTCTACTACTTCACCATTTTTATTAATGAGATATTTATGAAAATTCCATCTTGGTGTGGATTTAATATGACCATTGAGTTCTTTATTCCCCAAAAACTTATAGATCGGATTGGCTTGTGAGCCTCTGACCATAATTTTTTCGAATACCGGAAATTTAACCCCGTAATTTTGTTCGCAGAACTCATAAATAGCAGTGCCTTCCAAAGGTTCCTGCCCGCCAAAATCATTGGAAGGAAAACCAAGAACCTCGAATTCTTCATGACTTAATGAATCTCTTAACTCCTGAAGCTCTTTTAATTGAGGAGCAAAACCACAGGCCGATGCGATATTGACAACCAGAAGTACTTTACCTTTATAGTCAGCTAATTTTTTGTCTTGTCCATTGATTAGTTTTGCATTAAACTGGTAAATACTCTGAGTTTTTTCTTCCATATTTATTGACGGTAAAAACCTGAAGTCTGAATAATAGATTCTATATCTCTTTCTTCCTCAGGATTATAAGTGCTTTTTAAATTGTGGCCCACTACTCTCGCAACAGACTGGTAGATGAAGGCTTTTACACCTCCCTGTGTTTCTTTGACAATTTCGTAAGTGGTACGCCCTACTTCTCTGTCAATTAATTTCGTTAGAATCTGGCCCTGAGTAATAGTCAGTTCTTTAATCTCGGTATTGAACATTTTTTTAATCTCAGCGTCACAGGCTTTGACTAGTTTTTTATGTTCTTTACGATCTGTGGTTACAGCGAGATCACGCTCCAGCTGCTCATATCTTCTTTTTGCAAAAAGAGCATAAGGCATGACTTTCAGGACATTGTAACGGAGTCTGTTAAAAGCAGCGCGGTCTGCAGGGGTTTTGAAAATCCGGGTTCCGTATATAACTACCTCATTAAGAGGTATCCATGGTATCATTTCGCCGTCTTCATTTGTAGAAGCTACCCTGATGGTATCATTTTTGCCCTTTACAGGAAACCTGACAGGCACAGAACTTTCCTGGGCCTTTAGTTCACCTACGGCAATAATGACAAATAACAGAATAAATAAACTGCAAAATTTCATAAATTTATACTCCCACGAAGTTAAAGCAAATTTAATACATTAGGTTTATAACTAAATCTAATATATTCTTAAACGATTAACAAGCTATAATTATTACGAAAATAATACAAATGAAGAATACCCTAGTGATTGATTTAGAAGCAGAAAAGCAAGAAATCCTGAAGAGATACCGTGCCCTCTTGCGTGCCTGTAAGCCAACATTACAAAAAGGGGATAAAAAAGAAATCAGAAAAGCATTCGATATGGCCCTTGAAAGTCATAAAGACATGCGCAGAAAATCTGGTGAACCCTATATCTATCACCCTATTGCTGTGGCTCAAATCGCTGCTGAGGAAATCGGACTCGGAACAACATCTATCGTATGTGCACTATTGCATGATGTCGTAGAGGACACGGAAATTACACTCGAAGATATTGAAAGAGAGTTTGGGAAGAAAACTGCCAAAATCATTGACGGCCTGACTAAAATTGCAGGTGTTTTTGATTATAACAGCTCTTTACAGGCCGAGAACTTCAGGAAAATGCTGCTTACCCTGGCCGATGATGTGAGGGTAATTTTAATTAAGCTGGCAGATCGTCTGCATAACATGCGTACCATGGATTTTATGCCAAGGCACAAGCAGTTAAAGATTGCATCTGAAACTATTTATCTGTATGCTCCGCTGGCACACAGGCTGGGTTTGTATGCCATCAAGTCTGAGCTGGAAGATCTTTCCATGAAATATCTGGAGCCGGATACTTATAAATTTATTGCGACCAAACTGAATGAGAAAAAGGCAGAGCGTACGCTTTTTGTTAAACATTTCGTAGAGCCTATCAATGAAATCCTGGCTGAACAGGGTTTTGTAGCCAGCATTTATGGCAGACCAAAATCTATCCATTCGATATGGAATAAGATGAAAAAGAAAAATATTCCTTTTGAAGAGGTATATGACCTTTTTGCCATCCGTATTATTCTGGACAGCTCACCTGAAAATGAAAAAGCAGATTGCTGGAAAGCCTATTCTATAGTTACCGATTTATACCGGCCTAACCCGGATCGTCTGCGTGACTGGGTATCTTCTCCCAAGGGTAACGGTTACGAATCTCTGCACACCACAGTAATGGGACCTAAAGGTCAGTGGGTTGAAGTACAGATCCGTACACAAAGGATGAATGAGATTGCAGAGAAAGGTTTTGCAGCCCACTGGAAATACAAAGAATCAAGCAATGACAATGGTCTGGATCAGTGGATTCTGAAAGTGAGGGAAATGCTGAACAATCCGGAAGCCAATGCACTGGATTTTCTGGATGACTTCAAAATGAACCTGTTTTCGGATGAGATTTTCATCTTTACACCTAAAGGTGCACTGATACAGCTTCCGCTGGGCGCAACTGCACTGGATTTTGCGTTTGAGATCCATACCGATGTAGGGGCAAAATGTATAGGGGCAAAAGTGAATCACAAACTGGTTCCGCTTTCCTATAAACTGCAGAATGGAGACCAGGTAGAAATTATTACTTCTGGAAAACAGGTTCCCAAAGAAGACTGGCTGAATATTGTGGTTACCGCAAAAGCCAAATCCAAAATCAAGTCTTCACTTAAAGAGGAAAAAAGAAAAATTGCGGAAGGTGGAAAGGAAACACTGGAACGTAAGCTCAAATCTTTAAAGATTACCTATAACACGGATAATCTGAACAAACTGAGTTATTTTTTCAAATTATCTTCTACTCAGGAGCTTTTTATTGCTGTAGCAACCGGAAAGATCGAGTTGAAAGACCTGAAAGAATACCTGGCCAGCGAAAAGGAAATTGAAAACAGAGGAACCGAAAGAAATGAAGGACAACAGATTGAGGCTTTATTAAATAAAGTAAAAGGTCCGGAGTCTGATATTTTACTGATTGGTGAAGATCTGCAGAAAATAGACTATACGCTTGCTGCCTGCTGTAATCCTATTCCTGGTGATGATGTATTTGGTTTTGTAACGGTAAGTGAAGGAATTAAAATACACCGGACCAATTGCCCGAATGCCGCACAGCTGATGGCCAATTATGGTTACAGGGTAGTCAAAGCAAAATGGAATAAACAACAGGAACTTACTTTCCTTACCGGGCTGCATATTATTGGTATTGACGATGTCGGACTGATCAATAATATCACCAAAGTAATTTCCGGAGACTTTAAAGTAAATATGCGTTCTATTACAGTAGATACAGATAATGGTATTTTTGATGGTTCAATTATGATCTTTGTCAACGATAAAGAGCATCTGGATAACCTGATTAAAAACCTGCTGGAAGTAAAAGGGGTAACAGGAGTAACCCGTTTTGACGCGTAGAGATTTTAAAATTGAATTTTTAATAAAAATTTTAAGTTTATCTGTTTAAATTGCTTCTGAGTCAGAATGAAGCAATAAACAGATAAATTTTAAAGAGTTTCGCAGGGTTCTGTATAAAAAATGATACCTTTGAAAGGAGTTTTAAAACTATGTCTACAAACCATAACAGCGAGTTGGTTAGAAAAATATTCGAAGCTTATCTCGAAAATAAAAGTCTGAGGAAAACGCCTGAGCGTTTTGCCATCTTAGAAGAAATCTATTCCAGAGATGATCATTTCGATGTAGAAACCCTCTACATCCATATGAAAAACCAGAAATACAGAGTAAGCAGGGCTACCGTGTACAATACACTGGAGTTGCTTGTTTCCTGTGACCTGGTTACTAAACATCAGTTTGGAAAGAACATGGCCCAGTTCGAAAAATCGTATGGCTACCACCAGCATGATCATGTTATCTGCATTGATTGTGGTAAAGTTGTTGAGTTCTGTGATCCAAGGATCCACCAGATTCAGAGCATGGTAGGTGAATTACTGAAATTCGATATTAAACATCACTCTTTAAATTTATATGGCAGTTGCTTTGACTGTGCTGCAAAAGCATCCATTAAACAAAAAGAGGATATTAAACACGCAAGTTAAACAACACAATTATAATCTTTTCTTAAATTAAAATAATGACGCAAGTAGACGTGCTTCTTGGCCTGCAATGGGGCGATGAGGGCAAAGGAAAAATTGTTGACGTATTATGTCCGCAGTATGATTTGATAGCTCGTTTTCAAGGCGGACCGAATGCCGGCCACACCTTAGAGTTTGATGGCAAAAAGTTTGTTTTAAATACTATTCCTTCTGGTATTTTCAACAAAGGTACCATGAATCTGATTGGTAATGGTGTGGTAGTCGATCCCATCATTTTAAAAAGAGAACTGGACAACCTGAAAACTGCAGGTCACGATCCTATTGCCAATGGCAAACTGGTGATTGCACGTAAAGCACACCTGATTCTTCCTACTCACCAGCTTTTAGATGCTGCAAATGAGCAGAAAATGGGTAAAGATAAAATCGGTTCTACACTTAAAGGTATAGGCCCGACTTATATGGATAAAACCGGACGTAATGGTTTACGTGTTGGTGATACTACTTTACCGGATTTCAAAGAGCGTTACAATAAACTGGTTACCAAACACAAAGAATTACTTTCTCATTATAACTTTGAGTATGACCTGACAGAAAAAGAAGCTGCTTTCTTTGAGGCTATAGAGTTTATCAAAACTATTCCTCATGTAGACAGTGAGCACTTTGTAAACGGTTATCTTAAAGAAGGTAAAAAAGTTCTTGCAGAAGGTGCACAGGGTACATTACTTGACATTGATTTCGGTTCTTATCCTTTCGTAACTTCTTCTAATACAACTACTGCTGGTGCATGTACCGGTTTAGGTATTGCGCCAAACAAAATCGGAAGTGTGATCGGAATTTTCAAAGCTTACTGCACCCGTGTAGGCAGCGGTCCTTTCCCTACTGAGCTTGAAGATGAAGTTGGAGAAAACCTGCGTCAGGTAGGCCATGAATTTGGGGCTACTACTGGCAGACCACGCCGTTGCGGATGGATTGACCTTCCTGCACTGAAATATGCAATCATGCTGAACGGAGTTACTGAAATGGTAATGACCAAAGCTGATGTATTGAGCGGATTTGATACAATCTACGCTTGTACGCACTACGAACATAATGGTGAAACGATTGATTACATGCCGTATGATATCATTTCTATTAAACCAACACCGGTTGTTAAAGCAATTGAAGGCTGGAAAACTGATATCACTAAAATCACTGAAGTTGGTCAGATTCCTGCTCAGCTTGCTTCTTATATCGCTTTCCTGGAAAAAGAACTGGAAGTACCGGTAAGATATCTTTCTGTTGGTCCGGACAGAGTACAAACACTGATCCTTCCTTAAGAGATCAATTTACATACAAAAGGCGGCCTGGTGCCGCCTTTTTTTATTTAAGCCTGATAGCTGTGTATGATAAAAGAAATACACGACAATTACTACAATTTGACTACAATGAACGCTCAGGAATTAATTTCATTTAAACAAAAGGCCTTACAATGGGCAGCTCAGTTTGAGGTGTGCTGTTATTTTGACTCCAATGGATATACTGATCCTTATTCCAGGTATGATTTTCTGCTTGCTGCCGGAGCCCGGCAGGAGTTAAATACTGCCACAGGCAACGCATTTAAAACTTTGCAAACATTCTCACAGGAGAACCCGGGATGGTTATTTGGTTTACTAAGTTATGACCTTAAAAATGAGATCGAAAACTTAACCTCTGCTAAGGAGAATAAACTGGATTTCCCGGATTTATTTTTCTTCGTCCCGCAATATCTGGTTGCCGTTAAAAACGGAAATATTGAAGTTCTGGCCGGCCCTGAAGATTTGCCTGACACAATTAGCAGATTGCAGCTGTCTAAGACCGCTCCTGCCCCCTCATTGCATCCTGAGCCTAAAATGGATAGGAAGACTTACCTGTCTAAAGTAAATGAGCTTAGAGAACATATAGCCAGGGGCGATATTTATGAGGTCAATTTCTGCCAGGAGTTTTTCGCAGAAAATGCGGCTATAAATCCTTATGAAGTTTATCTTAATCTGAACAAACTATCTCCCACCCCATTTTCAGGTTTTTTCAAACTCCACGGCAAATATATTCTTTCTGCAAGTCCTGAACGTTTTCTGTGTAAACGAGGCGAACAGCTGATTTCACAGCCAATTAAAGGAACGGCTAAACGAAGTCATAACCAAATTGAAGATGAACTGATTAAAACAGCTTTAAAAAACAATCTTAAAGAACAGGCAGAGAATGTAATGATTGTTGATCTGGTCAGAAACGATTTAACGAAAAGTGCAATCAGGGGTACAGTTAAAGTAAATGAGCTTTTTGGCATTTACAGCTTCCCCCAGGTACATCAGATGATTTCTACGGTAAGCTGCAGAATGAATCCCGAACTGCACCCCGTGGAAGCTATAGCCAATACTTTCCCAATGGGATCTATGACTGGTGCACCTAAAGTACGGGCCATGGAACTGATTGAAGAAACTGAATGCAGCAGAAGAGGTATTTACTCTGGTGCTTTCGGCTATTTTGATCCTGAAGGTGATTTCGATTTTAATGTGGTTATCCGCAGTATCCTTTATAATGAAGAGAAAAAATATCTGTCATTTCAGGTTGGCGGAGCAATCACTTTTGCTTCTTCTGCCGAAGCGGAATATGAAGAATGTATGCTGAAAGCTTCAGCTATGATTAAAACGCTGAAGGGGCCGCATTAGCGGCCCCTTCTATAGTTTCTTTCCTGTCAGTACCAAGAAATAATCCTTCAACTGATTATTTTATTCTTTACTGCATTCTGCTTTTTTAGCGTTGCGGCTTTCCTGTAGGAGAATTAAAGTATCGCTTTGCCTCTGGCAGATCTCTCTGAATCTGAGCAATCCTTGTGGCATCTGCAGGGTGAGTACTTAAAAATTCTGCCGGTTTCTGTGAACCCTGGCTCACAGCTGCCATTCTCTGCCAGAAACTAACTGCATTGGAAGGATCGTAACCGGCCATAGACATAAAAATAAGGCCCAGATGATCAGCCTCCAGTTCTTGTGTTCTGGAATTAGGTAACAGATAAAAACCCTGCGCGCCAACACCATAGATTTTACTAATAGCTGCCTGTGTGGCTTCAGACTGATTACCGGTCGCAGCACCTAATAAACCTCCCACACCTTGTGCCAGTGCTGCTTTTGAAGCACGCTCTGAAGAGTGTTGCGCTATCGCATGGGCAATCTCATGTCCCATTACGGTTGCCAGTCCTGCATCATCCCTGGTAACAGGTAAAATACCTGAATAAACAGCAACTTTACCACCTGGCATACACCAGGCATTTACTTCTTTACTGTCAATCAGATTAAATTCCCATCTGAATCCCTGAATCTGAGCAGCATAACCGTTGGCATTCATATATTTTGTTACTGCCGAGGCAATCTTCTCCCCTATGCGTTTGACTCTCACCGCATCAGCATTATTTAATATTTTGGTTTTAGGGTCTTTTAAAAGTGTGGTGTAACTCTGTGCTGCAGCAGTCTGCATTTCACTTTCATTGACAAAACTTATGCGGTTTCTCCCTGACAACGGGACTGTAGAGCATGCGTAGGTCATCGATACTACAGCAGCAATACCCAGCAATGTTAATTTCTTCATCGGTCTTTAGTTAATAGGTGTTTTCTTTTTAAACAGGTAGACTTTTGATTCTTTGCCCTTCAGTAAGCGTTCCAGATTTTTCTGGTGTGTAACCAGAATCAGAATACAGACACACATACCATATAACACTTCAGATTTTATCGAAGAGTGAAATATAAAAACAATTCCCAGAGGGAATGTAAAGCCTGCACATATTGAACTCAGCGATACGTATTTTGTAACCAGAAGCACTACCACGAAGACAAGAACACAAAGCATAGCTGCCGGAAAATTAACTGCCAAAATCATTCCAAAAAGCGTTGCTACCCCTTTACCACCCCTGAAACCAGCGAAAATAGGGAACAAATGTCCCATTACAGCCGTCACACCTAATGCCAGCTCATAATTAACAAATTGAGAAGAGTTATGTGGCCCGGTTACAGACAGACCTATAAAATAGGCAAGTTTTGTAGCAGTGTATCCTTTAGCAATATCTATGGTCATTACAGCCAGACCAGCTTTTTTACCCAATACGCGAAAAGTATTCGTTGCACCGGCATTTCCACTGCCGTATTCTCTTACGTCAATACCATAAAATGCCTGCCCGATCCAAACCGCTGTCGGGATAGACCCACAGAGATAAGCCAGGATAACTGCAGAAATAGAATAGATAGATATCATACCTTAATAGGCTTTTAAACTCATGTCTAAACTTTTAACTGAGTGGGTCAATGCACCCATAGAGATATAATCAACTCCACATGCTGCATATTCAGTTATACTTTCTTCGGTAATCCCACCGGATGCTTCTGTTGTAAACCGATGATCGATCAGTTTCACAGCCTGTTTAAGGTCAGCAAAGCTGAAATTATCAAGCATAATCCTATTTACCATACCTTTTTCCAATACCTGGTTCAATTCTTCCAGGTTTCTAACTTCAATCTCTATTTCCAGTTTTTTCCCTTTATCTGCAAGATACTGATTAGCAGCGGTAATTGCATTAGCAATACCACCAGCATAATCAACGTGATTATCCTTGATCAGGATCATATCATATAATCCTATCCGGTGATTCACTCCTCCACCTATTCTCACTGCCCATTTCTCCAGATACCGCAATCCGGGAGTAGTTTTCCTGGTATCCAGGATTTGGGTCTGATAAGGCGCAAGTAATTGGGTAACGTGATGGGTTTTGGTTGCAATACCACTCATTCTCTGCATACAGTTCAGTACGAGTCTTTCTGCCAGTAAAATGGAATGTGAACTACCACTAACGGTAAAGGCGATATCGCCATATCTGACTGCATCCCCATCCTTCAAAAAGACTTCGGTTTGCAAAGATGAATCTACCTGGTTGAAAATTTCGATTGCAAGTTCTACTCCGGCAAGTATACCATCCTCTTTAATCAAAAGCTTTGCTTTCCCCTGAGTACCGGCAGGGATGGTAGACATAGAGGTATGATCGCCATCACCAAGATCTTCGGCAATAGCATTTTTTATAAATAGGTCTATTAATTTCTTATCCAAAACATGTATTTTAGATCAAAAATAGCATTTTTACCTAAATTTGCATTACTATTTATCCGGTTCAATCCGTAATTCTGTGATAAAAAAGGTGTTAGCTGTTTTTTTGAGTGTAACAGCGACCCTGAATTTCCCGTTTTTCGAGCTTAGGGACAGGATACCAAACCTGTAATTCGGATTCGTATTAATGAGGTGCACTACTGTAGAATTTACAGGGGTGTTTTTTGTGAAAAATTCTCTGAGTATCTGTTCGGCCTGAGCTTTAGTGTACACATCTTCTTCCTCATTTATGGTTAATTCTACAGATGGGGAAAAACTTTTACTGATTTCTTTTGAATTTCCAGTCTTGAATAACGCAGACAGTGAATCCACAATATCCCCCTGAAGCAATCCAGGATTGAATAATTGGGTCACAAATATCGCCGCCATAAGTAAGGGTCTAATCATATTCTAAAGATAACAATAAATACGCACACAAATTATGCCATTAAATTATAAGATTATATTTTAAATACATAGATAGTATAAAGACACATTTGTAACTTAGCCATTGACTATAAACCAAATACGAAACAAAATGCTCAAAAGAACCACTGCTACACTATGCCTGATGCTGATATTTTTAAGCGGACTAAAGGCCCAGAATCCCAATAATGACCGCGCAAAGTGGTTTAAAGAGGCAAAATTTGGAATGATGGTGCACTGGGGACTCTACAGTATTCTGGGCGGAAGTTACAACGGGCATACCCTGCCGGATTCAACTTTAAAACATGCTGAAGGCTGGTATGCTGAATGGGCACAGCAAAGATTAGAGGTCCCGGCAAAAGAATATCAGGCATTGGTAAAACAATTTAATCCTGTAAATTTTGATGCTGATCAATGGATTTTTGAAGCTAAAAATGCGGGTATGAAATACTTTGTAATTACGGCTAAACATCATGATGGATTTGCCCTCTGGGACTCTAAAGTATCAACCTATGATATTGGAAGCACACCTTATAAAAAAGACATCCTTGGTGATTTAGCGAAAGCCTGTAAAAAGTACGGGGTAAAGCTTGGCTTTTATTATTCTCATTGTGAAGACTGGGAACATCCGGGCGGTGCAACACCGGAATGGTTACCCAGAAAAACGGATGCCGAATTTGAGCAGTACTGGACTCAGAAATGTCTGCCGCAGATTTCAGAACTGATTCACAATTACAATCCTGATTTATTCTGGTTTGATACCTGGGGTGATGAACAGGAAAAAACATTTATTTCGGATAAACGACGTGACCAGCTGATTGCACTGATCAGAAAAGAAAGCCCCAAATGTTTGATTAACGGCCGTATTTCTTATCTGAATCCAGGTGATGATATAGATTTCCTTGAAATGATGGATAATACTTATCCGGAAAAACTACAGACAAGACCATGGCAAACTGCTGCAACAATGGTTAACTCCTGGGGCTGGCACGCTAAAGATTACAACTGGAAACCCGCTAACCAGATGCTGGGTTATCTGATTGGTAACGTAGCTAAAGGTGGCAACTACTTATTAAACATAGGTCCAAAACCAAATGGAGAGATCCCGGCTGCTGCTATTCAGCGCCTACGCGAAATGGGTGGCTGGTTAACAGCTAACGGAGAGGCCGTTTATGGAACCGCCCATGTTAATACGCCTGCAATCAAAGATGTTTACCTGACGCAGAAAACTACTGCAAATGGGGAGAAATATGTTTTTGCAAGTATTGTTAAACCCTTAAACACTGCATCACTGGTATTACCATTTCCGGCATCAGCTATTCAGACCTGCAAACTGCTGGAATCAGATATGCCAATCAGTTTCAGTGAAGCTGAAAACAATCAGGTTTCCCTGTTATTGCCCAAAAATATCACAGCTCCCTGCAGTGGGATCCAGGTTATAAAAATACTAATGAAGAATTAATTGATTTACCTTGTATTATAAAGGGCTGCGGAAATAATCAAAGCTAGTGTATAAATTACAATTAGATACCTTTTCCAAAATCAATAAAAGTTATATTTGTTTGATCCCTGTCTCAATTCGATAATCGGGTGAAAGAAACAGGATGCTCAGACATTATTTATCAGCGAAATATCAATTCAATTTAAATGAATAATAAAAAAGTAATGCTCCTCATTCTGGATGGATGGGGTTACGGAAAACAAGACAATTCGGATGCTGCCTATGCAGCAAACACTCCTTTCTTTGATTCTCTGCTAAAAAATTATCCTAATTCCAAACTGGAAGCATCTGGTGAAGCGGTAGGACTGCCTGCCGGACAGATGGGAAATTCAGAGGTTGGACATATGAATCTTGGTGCAGGAAGAATAGTTTACCAGGAACTGGGAAGAATCAATAAAGCAATAAGTGATGGTTCTATCAAAACCAATCAGACTTTAGTTGACGCATTTGACTATGCAAAGCAAAATAACAAAGCTGTTCACTTCATCGGGCTGGTGTCTGATGGCGGCGTACATGCGCATATCAATCATTTAAAAGGTCTATGTGATGCAGCAAATGACAAAGGATTGAAAGATGTTTTTGTTCACGCCTTTTTAGATGGCCGAGATACAGATCCGAATTCAGGACTGGGCTTCATTAATGAACTTGATGAGCATCTGAAAACTTCTACAGGTAAGATAGCAAGTCTGATTGGCCGCTACTATGCAATGGACAGAGATTCACGCTGGGAACGTGTTAAACAGGCTTATGATCTGATGACTAAAGGCATTGGTGAGCACACACAGAATCCACTAAAAGCAATTGAACAGTCATATGCTGATGGGATCACAGATGAATTCATCAAACCTATAGTTGTAACAGGAGAAGACAATCAACCGCTGGCAACTATTCAGCCTGATGATGTGGTCATATGCTTTAACTACAGAACTGACAGAGGCAGAGAAATCACCGCTGCGCTGACTCAGCACGACTATCCTGACTTTGGTATGCATAAACTGCCATTATATTATGTAACGATGACCACTTATGATGAGAACTTTGAAAATGTAAAAGTTGTTTTCACCAAGGATGATCTGACAGAAACACTGGGAGAAATCTTAGAGAGAAATCATAAAAATCAAATCCGCATTGCTGAGACAGAGAAATATCCTCATGTCACTTTCTTTTTTTCCGGCGGCAGAGAACTGGCTTTTGAAAATGAGAAAAGATTAATGATTCCTTCTCCGAAGGTGGCCACCTATGATCTTAAACCAGAGATGAGTGCTCAGGGAATTACTGATGCTATTATCCAGGAACTGGAAACTGGCTGGGCAGATTTCATCTGTCTGAATTTTGCCAATCCGGACATGGTTGGCCATACCGGTGTATTTGATGCTGTGGTTAAGGCTGTGGAAACGGCAGATCGCTGCGCTGAAGCTGTGGTTACAAAAGGTCTTGAAAATGGCTATGCTTTTATCATCCTTGCGGATCATGGAAATTCAGAATTCATGGTTAATAATGATGGTTCAGTAAATACTGCACATACCACTAATCTTGTTCCCTGTATTTTAGTTGGCACTGATTATAAATTTA
This portion of the Pedobacter lusitanus genome encodes:
- the gpmI gene encoding 2,3-bisphosphoglycerate-independent phosphoglycerate mutase, giving the protein MNNKKVMLLILDGWGYGKQDNSDAAYAANTPFFDSLLKNYPNSKLEASGEAVGLPAGQMGNSEVGHMNLGAGRIVYQELGRINKAISDGSIKTNQTLVDAFDYAKQNNKAVHFIGLVSDGGVHAHINHLKGLCDAANDKGLKDVFVHAFLDGRDTDPNSGLGFINELDEHLKTSTGKIASLIGRYYAMDRDSRWERVKQAYDLMTKGIGEHTQNPLKAIEQSYADGITDEFIKPIVVTGEDNQPLATIQPDDVVICFNYRTDRGREITAALTQHDYPDFGMHKLPLYYVTMTTYDENFENVKVVFTKDDLTETLGEILERNHKNQIRIAETEKYPHVTFFFSGGRELAFENEKRLMIPSPKVATYDLKPEMSAQGITDAIIQELETGWADFICLNFANPDMVGHTGVFDAVVKAVETADRCAEAVVTKGLENGYAFIILADHGNSEFMVNNDGSVNTAHTTNLVPCILVGTDYKFIADGKLGDIAPTILKLMGIEKPEIMTGNYLI